The Rhododendron vialii isolate Sample 1 chromosome 5a, ASM3025357v1 genome contains a region encoding:
- the LOC131326940 gene encoding uncharacterized protein LOC131326940: MRPGHLAWSPHLHLLSLPTKRLIPVPAAVESSVNEQSLLTARERRQLRNERRESKPGTNWKEEVENMLAEKPKEKKVPWREKLNLDKLALLGPQWWIVRVSRGSAQYISGVLAGSLARKFPDVDFKVYFPSVNETRKLKNGSLSVKSKALYPGSVFLRCVLNTEIHDFVRECRGVGGFVANKVGNTKMQINKPKPLPAVEMEAIFRQEKDEQEKADEAFKEEQQREETLNPEKINLVYTDSRLTSGESTEPIIESKPKRRSRKTSRSVGDQLTKEGDKLLRPGSTVRVVSGTFTDFAGVLEKLDRKTKRATVGLALFGKQTLVDLDVNEIVLETK, translated from the exons atgaggccAGGACATCTCGCATGGAGTCCTCACctccaccttctctctctccccaccaaACGACTCATTCCGGTCCCCGCAGCCGTAGAGTCCTCCGTCAACGAGCAGTCCCTTTTAACAGCCAGAGAGAGAAGGCAGCTGAGGAACGAGAGGAGGGAGAGCAAGCCCGGCACCAACTGGAAAGAAGAGGTGGAGAACATGCTTGCAGAGAAGCCCAAGGAAAAGAAAGTTCCGTGGAGGGAGAAGCTCAATCTGGACAAGCTCGCTCTGCTGGGCCCCCAGTGGTGGATCGTTAGGGTTTCCAGGGGTTCTGCCCAGTACATTTCTGGAGTCCTCGCTGGATCGCTCGCACGAAAGTTCCCTGATGTGGATTTCAAG GTCTATTTTCCTTCTGTAAATGAGACAAGGAAACTAAAAAATGGATCTCTCTCAGTTAAATCAAAAGCTCTTTATCCTGGCTCTGTGTTTCTGAGGTGTGTATTGAACACGGAGATACATGACTTTGTTCGTGAATGTCGCGGGGTTGGAGGCTTTGTTGCAAACAAGGTCGGAAATAC GAAAATGCAGATTAACAAACCCAAGCCGTTACCTGCTGTTGAGATGGAAGCAATTTTCCGACAAGAAAAGGATGAACAGGAAAAAGCTGACGAAGCTTTCAAAGAAGAGCAGCAAAGGGAAGAAACCCTTAACCCtgagaaaataaatttagtttaCACAGACTCTCGATTAACATCCGGAGAATCTACAGAGCCAATTATAGAATCCAAGCCAAAACGGCGATCTAGAAAAACTTCACGGTCTGTAGGTGATCAGTTAACAAAGGAAGGCGATAAGCTGCTTAGACCAGGTTCGACTGTCAGAGTTGTATCTGGGACATTTACAGACTTTGCAGGTGTCCTTGAGAAACTTGATCGTAAGACAAAAAGG GCGACTGTTGGACTTGCCTTGTTTGGGAAACAGACATTAGTAGACCTAGATGTCAATGAAATTGTTTTGGAGACCAAGTAA